Genomic window (Rosa chinensis cultivar Old Blush chromosome 6, RchiOBHm-V2, whole genome shotgun sequence):
AGAAATCCCCAAATCACCACTCAACTTCCAACTAATTCCCACCCGCCCTCGCCCCTCAGATCTATAAAACCCGCCCTTGAGACTCGTTAGGTTTGCCAAACCAATCCCCCAAAGGGGCCCTTAgggcaaaagaaagaaaaaaaaaacctccccCCGCTCTCATATTCTCCTCCTTCTcaccttttctctctctaaactcTCCAATGGCAACTGCATCTGCTTCATCTTCCCGAACCAGAACCCGGTCCAGTGGACCAGTTCTTCGCTCTCTTTCACCCTCTGGAAGGTTCTACACCGGCTCTTCCAATGCCTCAATCCAATCCACCGCTTCGGCTTTCGCCTCCTCCACCAGCTCCAGCTTCTCGTCTCGGTCGTCCGCCTTTTTCAACAACCACCAGGACCACCAGAGCCACTACCACCACACCGACTACCACCACCACCGTTCGGCTTCACCGACACGTGTCAATCTCTACACCTCCAGTGCTCTGTCACCAGCAGTCCGCTTCTCCATCGAGCACCGCTCCATCTCCCCAAACCGATCCATCACCGCTTCCAAGAAGAACGGCCCCATCGCGGCGGCCAGGAAGACGTGTATGTGCTCGCCGACGAATCATCCAGGCTCGTTTCGCTGCAGTCTTCACAAGAATCAAGGGAGTGCGAATCATCACAGCCACAATCAGACGCCGTATCCCAACAACAGGCTGAACATGCGTCGATCTGCCATGACGAACTCGCTGGTTCGAATCAGCGGCGTCGAGGGCGAGTGGGTGAAGAGAGCCTTGACGGCTCTGATTCGTCCTTCTTCGCACCAGCAGAGGCGGAGAGCCGGGTTCCAGCCACGGCAGAGCAGACTCTCCGTCATGTCCAAGGCCGGTTGCTGAGTGATGGATCTCTCTGAATTTTTTTGTGTACAGAGCGACACAGGTTGGTTATTTTCCGGTCATTTCTCTATTTTTGCGATCTTAGATTCCGGTGAGTCAACTCCGAGCAGCCGCAAGTGAACAGATCCGAGCACATCAGATCCAAGGCTCTTGCTCAGTCCAGCTCAACTGGGACGAATTTTGAAGCGGTGGCGCCGAGTCAACCCGGCGAGTTTTGTGCGCTACTGAACGCCAGCTCGAAACAACACTGTTGAAGAGAAACTCCATATTTGTACAGTTGAAATGATATGATTTGCTATGGAAATTGGAAGGAACAATTTTCGGAACCATTTAATCTAATCCATCCCTTAAAAATCTCCAAAATAAAATGTTAATCAAGGGAGATCCCTAGCAGATCTTCGGGTAATAATTTCAATTGTAGAACCGGTTCAGTTTGGTTCTCGATTTTGTCACACAGCCGTTACATCCATTTGTGTTTGCAGCGTTTGGGGTTCGTATTGTTCACCGTTGTGTTTACCCGTTCACCGTCCCGTTCAGTGGATCGTACCTTTCACTGCCCCGTGCAGTTCCGTTCCGTTCCGTTCCGTTCCGTTCGGTGGTTCGTAACGTTCACCGTCCCGTTCCGTTCAGTTGTTCGTACCGTTCACCGTCCCGTTCAGTTCCGTTGCGTATGCTGCGTTCCGGTTACTCCGCCGTATTGTTTAGCAGGTTGCGTTGGGTTTATGCCAGGTATATTCCttcatttatttcattattcTTCTTTGTTATTCTTGTCTGGTTAATGTCATTGCCGtcctttgaattttgaattttattcttttcttgagCTGGGTGCGTCTGTTGCAGGCAAGATATTTGACTATTTTGATGGACTTTTGAAGGTTGAAATGTTGAAAAATATGACTTTGGAAAACTGGATTTCTATGAGGCTGTGTCTCCAGTGACATTGATGAAAGGAACAATGACTTCAGGACAGTAAAAggttaaaaagaagaagaagaagctcgatCCTAACTGTAATAAATGTGACAAAAACGAAATTCAATAAGAATATTCTTTAACATGGTAACTCCGATATTTACCAAACAAGAATCCAAGAGTAAAGgtaagagtgtgtttggatgagggaaaaaatgatggaatttaattgaaactgaggatttcataatttctAAAAaccaattccctcgtttggcattatcagattggaaattttcgctatttaaattcctcacttcaatttccaccaaaataggtgtcatttacgaattcctttgcagtattcaatttttatttcgacttttttctattttatctttttatttgttttaaactttcttaatgtattacacatttcaaatcctaaatagatgcaaccaaacaatagaaattgcaattaatagaattttagattgatgaaattaaagattccatcatttataaatttctacggattttataattttctcatccaaacacaccatAAAGGAAattctaaataaaaaaagaatcttTAGGGGACCAAACTTATTAATGAGAAAATAACTGGCATGTTTGGGAAGCAAGAAAGTAATGGCAGAAGATGACCTGGAAATTTGAAGGCAGAAGGCTGGAAACCACCATTAATATCACCTCTCACCAGGCGTTAAATTTTGACGTCAGGCGTGATCGGTGCCGtgattggaaaacaaaaaagaaaaaaagaaaaagaaaaagaaaaaaaaaaaaaaaaaaaaaaggtaaaaagagAATCTTGAATGGGAGTTATGGACACTAGAAATGCTACATAATAATGGGTGATGATGACGTATGCAGCCACATGGCATCATGGCTCCGTCTCATGACTCATGAGAAGCATCTCCAACCTCAAGCTGAAAATCTTTTTCAACCTTTTGAGGTGGCTGGTTGCGATGTCCATATCAATATTCTTTACAGAAACTTGTTGCAGCTGGCAGCCATGATCTAATACGACGTCGTTGGCGGGGATGAGGCGATAAACACCCACCCTTCTTGTGTGGAGCGCATATGGGGTCACAATGTTAAACCAAACTCTTGTTCCGGGTCGAGGTTGACGTCTCGCTCCTTATTCTAGATTTACTGGTGTTACAATTCTACATGGAAATTGGATTGAACCAAATTGGCAGTTTCCTATTCCTGTGGTTGAGATTCTTTGAATCTACTTTTCCATATCGGATACAGGTGAGGTCAGGTTTGCGTGGGAGGCTGGGAGCTACATGCTTCCAAACGTGATCTCAGGGCATACACATGAATTCACATCAAATTTTATGTCAAGTGGTGTGGAGGCGTGAAGCTGATGATGCTGTTGTTATTCGACTAAAAAATTTGTTGACGGAAAAGATGATTTCACGGTTTTTGCACCTTTTTTGagtgaatattttattttcataatgaACAATAAAATCCGATAAAACAGTGTTTAATGTGTAAATATAGAGAGCCGAGAAGAGAAAGCAAACGAAGAAAAGTGTGTAATAACTATTAGCTAATCACATATATGTCGCATGATACATTATCTTTGGTTGAGATATAACAATAGGTTTTTAAAAACATGTTACCTAAAGGgtttgctctgctagggttgggagagTGCCACCTTCGGCCTCTCTGTACCTTCCTCCATCATCGATGGAGTGCTGTTTCGGTACCGCTCTCGATGTCAGTTATCTCTCATATGGCTCCTGTCGTGCCCATTATCAGGTCATGTGTCGCATGTCACCCTGTGACCGTTTCTTCTTCCCAGATCTTCTCTGACCGGGCCACCGTTCAAAGGGGAGAAGCCATGGCTGCACTGCTTTCTGGGATCGGGTCTGCACCGAGAGTCGAGAGTCTTTGGCCAACTCGGGCACGACTCAAGTCTTCGACGTGCGGCTTTGGTTTGGTGGTGTTGTGGCTAAGTGAGGGAATTTGCCAGGGTTCGACCCAGTTTCCTGGTGCGTTGGAGCTGCAATTAAAGAGGAGCAAAGATTGTACTCTTGGCCGGATCAGCGTTCCGGTTGGTGGTATTGGTGGCGGAGATCGGCGTCGAGTTGGTGGGGCTGGGATGCTCCTTCTTCGACAAAGGGTGGTGGAGCAGAGATCGAGGTCGTGGTCAGGGAAGGGAAGGGATGGTGCGAAGTGAGattttgggtgcccaaagcaGGTTGTGGATTTGGGCATTTGCTCTGTTGGACGGCCCAATTAGGGTTTTAGGTTGGGTCTTCATTATTGGGGCTTTGCAACTGGTGTATGAGCCCATTGCTGTTTGGGTTCtcatttgggatccaggagacTTTCTATGGACCCtaaattattatgaactttGGATATGCTTCTTTGGTTACTTAGGTAGGAGATTGCTTTCTATTCGGTGTATTTTTTTGCATGGAGTAGGCAAGGTTGGTTACACTACCGCCGGTTACCTTGATAGAAGGTACCCTTCTATTTGACATATATATTTGGTCGAAGTATAGTTGGCTATACTATTGGTACCGTTTTACATAGTTCAGATTATGTCCGGTGCTTaatcaaatgcttaattgcatccgTTAATACCCTTGTTGTGTTTTATTTCCGATACATTGTTGCATCTAGTATTGttcttgttattttatattttgatgtagtttctacatctataagttgtaatttttcttatgaCAATTATTAATAAAGTGGTTGACTGattctctaaaaaaaatttaaaaaaacaatTTGTTATATTACAACGCAATGACCAATAAAATAAGTTATCCTAGGGCAATACTATgttaataattattaattaatatgCGAAAATaatgacaaaaaagaaaatgctAATGCAATCCCACCATTgttcaataaaataaaataaataaataaactgaTAACCTCCATGACTAAACAAACTCAGAAGATTTTTAAAAGATAAAAATGGATCCTAAAATATTACAAACTCCATAATTCAAAGCGACCGATCAAATGAAAGCCCAAGGCCGAATTCGGATCAAAACCCATGACGGGACTCGATCTACACCTTGAGCCCACTCAACAACCACGGCGGAACCCAATTTGACATTCAGATGACATTTACCCCTAAATTTGTTATTAACCCTCTCATCTGTCATATGAGGAAATCTTAGTTACCAACATAAAAAACTTCCAAGATCCATAACCCACATATCATGCTGTCTCTGTGTTCTTATGAGGATAACCCATCCCGTGTAATGATTACATAAAAATTCAAAAGCCCTAATTTTAAAAATGTTGAAGTACTTCATAATTAACCCTATCATTAACAACTAATAGAACTCCCCACCAGTTGTTAGAAGAGAAATACAAGAAGTGGCCGATCATAACAATATGACATTATTGATAGCTGACGAAGGACTCGTTAAGAACGGAGAAGATTATTGGTCTCCAATTTGGGTTTAGGAGTTAATATAAAATGGTTAGGCTGAAAACGAGCTCAATTTATCATAAAACATGTTTGGGCCAGGCTACCCGCGCTAATGTAATTGTTGGGTTCTCCGCGCGCCAAACCTAGTTAAGCCCGCCCCGCCACCGATCAATCCGCCAACCTACCATAACTACCATGTGCGCGTACGCCCGCGGTTTTAACCAAATCAGACGGCccctaaaaaaaacaaaatcatacTCCAACAACTGACCCTGCTTTACGTCGTCGTCTCTGCACATCCCAAAACTCTTGACTcttcatctctgcaaaatttggCGCAATTTTCCCATGTCCCTCAGACGATCCGCACCGTCGATCTACCAACGGCTCCATATCTCCCAGCTGTCCACAGCCCCACAGCCTTCTTCGCCGCTCTCTCTGATCAGCAGCGTCTCGGGCTTTAGCTCTAACCCTCACGAAAACCCCCAAAACTCGTACCTCAAATGGATCTCGGGCATCGCGGTCGGGTCGGGCCTAGGGTTGCTCTACTGGTCTAATCCCGATTCCGATTTCTTCAAGAAGTCGTCGCTGGCTTTCGCTGACTGGTCAACCGGTTTGGAGGGCCGGCCGACGCGTTCTTTGCTGCAGAAATTATCTTTACCTGAAATTAAGGCCAAGTTTCTCTTTGGaggtttggattttttttattttattaatttcattttctcttGTATTTTTGCGTCgaatttgtttttaattttttgattgGTTTGTTACAGATGCCTATAGGAGAAGGATTTTCTTCAACTATGAGAAGCGCATGAGGTTGCGGAGTCCGCCTGAGAAGGTACtcattaatttaatttaatttaatttttttttttttggggtaccTAGGTACTCATATTAATTATTACGCGGCCTATTGTTAATGAGTTTCTGCTATTGTTTAAAACTTTATGAGCACCTAATTTGGTATCTTATTCTTCGCAAATGTACTGGTATGTTAAGTACTTGTGATCCTGAAACAAATTTAGAACTGTATACTTATTGATAATTAGGTGGCGGATAGAAGACTTGATTTTGGATATAAGAAAGTAAGAAAATGTGGCATTGCTTTTAATATGTGTATAAATGAGAAATAAAAGAAATGTAGTTTAGTTGACAATGAGCTCATGGTTTGGGTTAGGATATGATGCCTGATTTCTGGGCAGGGAAGGGGATCGATTTCATAGGCTCAGGGCCTGGGTTACTAAGGCTATAGGATTTCAATTGCAATTATATACCTATGGTACACTTGTTAGATCTGATGTCAATACTTTTTTGGATGTTctgttaatattttattatgtagaaagtttattttgtttttttttttaagttttgtaAATAGATGTCTGACAACGAAATGGCCATTTAGTTAATTGTCTCTTTTAtaccttttcttttgtttcctaaAAATAACAtgttctcttcttctcccttgacTTGCTTGAAAATTCAAGTCTAGATTATTTTAGAGAGCTTGATTATTGGGGCTTGAGTTTGTAAAAAATATTCCCTTCACGACCAATGTCTCTGCTGTTTCATATAGGTGTTCGAGTACTTTGCATCTTCGTGTACAGCAGAGGGAGAATTACTTATGAGACCAGAAGATCTCATGAGGGCAGTGGTTCCTGTTTTCCCTCCATCTGAATCCAACCTTGTTAGAGACGGGTATTTGAGAGGTGAAAGGAATCCTGGCGAGTTGCGCTGTTCGCCCTCAAGTTTTTTCATGCTTTTTGATGTAAACAGTGACGGATATATTTCCTTCAAAGAGTGAGTTGCtctgttttcttcatttttaatttaaacAATGATACATTTTTTTTGCCACTTCTAACAAGTATTCCCTTTAAcaggtatattttctttgtaaCACTACTAAGCATTCCAGAGTCCAGTTTCTATGTGACTTTCAAAATGTTTGACACTGACGATAGTGGGTAAGTacctataaatttttttatctatttcCTTGATCTTTATTATATTTAGTACGGTTGTGACTTGAATGTTTGGATCATACGTAGAGAAATTGACCAGGAAGAATTCAAAAAAGTGATGGCATTGATGCGAGCCTGCAACAGACAGGGTGCTCAACACAGGGGTGGACTTCGATCTGGACTAAAAGTTAGGGGTTCTGTAGAAAACGGAGGGCTTGTGGAGTTCTTTTTTGGTGAAGATGGGAATGCTCGCCTTCAACTTGATAAATTTGTCAAGTTTTTGAGAGATTTACACAATGAAGTAAGATTGCAATCATTCTGTTCCCTAGACTTTTAGCTTTTTTGAAATATCCAATACACTGGTCTCTTGTTCAGCTTTTCTAGGTTTGTTGCATTTAGCATTCTACCTTCAGTCATGCTAGGATATATGCTTTTCCATGCAGCTTAGGTTCTGTTGAATTAAATTCACGTGGAATGAGTTAATAGTCAATAATTTAACCAAACTTAGCTATTGGAAATTGAAATCAGACTTGATTGATTTACAGCCGGTGCAAATGAATCTATTTTAGCTAGACAAATGGCAATACCCTGTCTAGGAAAATGTATAGTTGAATATACTGGAACCTCGTGATCACTCTCTATGTCTAAAAAGAACCGAAAATGCATTTTAGAGTGCTAATATACGCCTAGCAGAATATGCATGCTAATTTCAATTTGGACTAATATATATCAGAACTTACCAGATGTTTCAAGCTACACTCACCTTTTTATTCAATATGGTTTACACTTCTACGCTACGAAAAGAAAACAACTTTAGTTTAGGCTTTAGATACTAGAGATTCATAACTGACGAgttaatttcattttcaattgcATCTTGCATTGTATGCAATGCACTTGTAGTTTGTTCTTATTTAAAATGCACATTGAATTTAAATACAAAGTTGTATTTGTAGATGCTGAGGTTGGAGTTTTCCCACTACGACTATAAAAAGCGAGGAACCATGGTGGCAAAGGATTTTGCATTATCCATGGTTGCATCCGCCGACATGCGTCATTTAAGCAGTTTGCTTGATCGGGTTGATAAATTGGACAATGTACCAGATCTTAGAGACACTCAGATCTCATTCGAGGAGTTCAAAAACTTTGCAGAGCTTCGCAAAAAATTGCAGCCATTTGCTTTGGCCCTTTTCAGCTACGGTAAAGCAAATGGCATGTTAACACGGGAGGATTTCAAACGAGCTGCATTTCTTGTAAGATACTAGTCTTTGTTACCTTGATTATAACTTTATTTCAGTCTATTATTAAAGCTCTACAAGATTCCCAGAATATTTTGGATGGGTTTGGGGAGCTGTTGCCTTTCATTGTTACTGATAAGATGTTGCTTTTCATAATTTGACATAGCCATTCTGATTATCTCAGGCAACAGAttatcaagtataaaattattatCATGATTTTGTTAATGAATGCAGGTGTGTGGCATAGCTCTCAGCGACGATGTGGTTGAAATCATCTTTCATGTGTTTGATTCGAATCAAGATGGAAATTTAAGCTTAGATGAGTTTGTTACCGTTCTAAGCCAGCGCGAAAGGGACATTGCTCAACCTGTGGAGACGGGAATCATGGTTCATGATTGGTTTTGATAGCCCAAGGAATCTAATCGTGTTGTAAATCCTAAAATGTAACCTGTAAGTAGTCTTAGATTAAGTTATAGCTCAAACAACTGCTATTGTCTGCGCATCGACGAGTCCCCAGTCTCCCTCTTTTTAGTGTAGTCTGGAGTTCCATTTTGTGTAGTGTGCATGAAGAATGCAGTTGAACCAATGACCGTAAGGCTTTTTTGTTTTATAGCTTGCTCCTGAATAAAAGAAACTCAGATTTGCTACGACTTGATCAGTTTTGGTTTTTATGAAAGTCGGGTTTTGTTTAGCATTATGAACTCGAAATGATTAATCGCAAATCTCAGAACAGATTACAGTTGAGCAGCAACTGGCATTGGCTTTGCTGTTGCCTACCCCATATGAGCTGCCAACACATGTAGGTCAGACATTTACATGATTATTAGCAGCATTATCTCAGCGATAGCAGCGCTACATCAGCCCCAACCTACCTTTACTCAATTATTCTGCACTTTACATCCCATTACTTGTGTAACACCAGTTCACTCTTACACCACGGTCATGATTAAACCAGAAATTTTTGGAATTATTGAGTTCTGCTAATCTTCGCATCGAGAACAGTAGGATCGCATAAGAGTCGGCAAGTGTGAAGGCTCATACCATGAAGTCTGCAGTTCACTCTGCGTCTCAAATTACTTTTCCCGATCGATATCAAGGATGAGAATTCGAACTTAAAACCTCGATGTCATGGCGCCGAGGCCCTATAGGCAAGTTCCCGTTTCTGTCtgtataacaaaaagaaataaacgCAGGCGAGGAGTTAAGTCGTGAAAAACAGCACCTTCCTTTCCTGGAATGCTGGAATATGCCCATGTGGGGCCCACTAAGATTTTATTCCTTCCCAGGCTAGGTAAACTTACTGACTGTAAATTTAATTACACGGATTGGATGCCTTGGCTACCTCCAATAGCCCACCTGTTTCATACGCGTGGGTCACACTCACACCTGAACCCGATCGGCTTTTGCGAGTTTATTGAGTCCAAAATTCCGAGTCATTTCTGAGAGATGGCGCGTCAGTACACGCGTTCTCGGAGAAGGTGAGAGCGACAGTGTCATGTTGGAACGTTGACCTGGTATTTCAGGAAACcctaaagaaagagaaaacttGTTTCCAGCAAAGGTGGTGGTACCTTTCCATTTCTGCAGCCATTGATATCCCACTCTGTCTTTGTCTCTCAGCAATCCAGAGCACACAGAGGTCATTAAAATTCAATGAACTTGTAATTAGGCTCTTGGTTGTCTCTGGATCAGTTTTCCCAAATTTCTGATTTTGCAGCCTCAAAAAACATCAATCAGGTTCAGAAGACTggatttttatttcatttttactTTCATTTGTGGAATTAGTATTTGGGGTCTTGGTGCTCTTAGTGCTTATTTGTCAGAGTGGGTGGTTGTGATTATACCTTTTCATATTGGAATTACTCGAGCTTCAATTTTGGGGCCGTTTAGCTTCCTCTGGCTGTCAAACTGTTACAGTTGTATTTGGTTATAGAATTGTGTGATTATACCTTGGATTTcattaaattcaaattaattataatcatattggggCAGTTTCCTCATTTTATGAGAAAGGTTTTTGGTTAA
Coding sequences:
- the LOC112174203 gene encoding uncharacterized protein LOC112174203 encodes the protein MATASASSSRTRTRSSGPVLRSLSPSGRFYTGSSNASIQSTASAFASSTSSSFSSRSSAFFNNHQDHQSHYHHTDYHHHRSASPTRVNLYTSSALSPAVRFSIEHRSISPNRSITASKKNGPIAAARKTCMCSPTNHPGSFRCSLHKNQGSANHHSHNQTPYPNNRLNMRRSAMTNSLVRISGVEGEWVKRALTALIRPSSHQQRRRAGFQPRQSRLSVMSKAGC
- the LOC112173624 gene encoding calcium uptake protein, mitochondrial, yielding MSLRRSAPSIYQRLHISQLSTAPQPSSPLSLISSVSGFSSNPHENPQNSYLKWISGIAVGSGLGLLYWSNPDSDFFKKSSLAFADWSTGLEGRPTRSLLQKLSLPEIKAKFLFGDAYRRRIFFNYEKRMRLRSPPEKVFEYFASSCTAEGELLMRPEDLMRAVVPVFPPSESNLVRDGYLRGERNPGELRCSPSSFFMLFDVNSDGYISFKEYIFFVTLLSIPESSFYVTFKMFDTDDSGEIDQEEFKKVMALMRACNRQGAQHRGGLRSGLKVRGSVENGGLVEFFFGEDGNARLQLDKFVKFLRDLHNEMLRLEFSHYDYKKRGTMVAKDFALSMVASADMRHLSSLLDRVDKLDNVPDLRDTQISFEEFKNFAELRKKLQPFALALFSYGKANGMLTREDFKRAAFLVCGIALSDDVVEIIFHVFDSNQDGNLSLDEFVTVLSQRERDIAQPVETGIMVHDWF